One region of Streptomyces rishiriensis genomic DNA includes:
- a CDS encoding GPR1/FUN34/YaaH family transporter, whose translation MDNDVSAGSSTTTIAGRLALGVTLLAFGLGYTDLIDGVTAADAVSIAHYVGGVALFVAGLFALRDRDAATGTAYTVLGAFWFTWAVSAGAQVSDNAAGLFLLLFALVALSLTLAGGDQLGQGSYGLFCVALVLMAVARFADSDGLTKVGGWFAVAAGAVAWYAATAALAHWPSALPRRAAGRGVTATG comes from the coding sequence GTGGACAACGACGTCTCTGCGGGAAGCAGCACCACCACGATCGCCGGCCGACTCGCCCTGGGTGTCACCCTGTTGGCCTTCGGGCTCGGATACACCGACCTCATCGACGGCGTGACGGCTGCGGACGCCGTATCCATCGCGCACTACGTCGGCGGCGTCGCACTGTTCGTCGCCGGCCTGTTCGCCCTCCGGGACCGCGACGCGGCCACCGGCACCGCCTACACCGTCCTCGGCGCCTTCTGGTTCACCTGGGCGGTCTCCGCCGGCGCCCAGGTCTCCGACAACGCCGCAGGGCTCTTCCTGCTCCTGTTCGCCCTCGTGGCGCTCTCCCTGACCCTGGCCGGAGGGGATCAACTCGGCCAGGGATCCTACGGGTTGTTCTGCGTCGCACTCGTGCTGATGGCCGTCGCCCGGTTCGCCGACAGTGACGGACTCACCAAGGTCGGCGGCTGGTTCGCCGTCGCGGCGGGCGCGGTGGCCTGGTACGCGGCGACGGCGGCGCTGGCCCACTGGCCCAGTGCCCTTCCCAGGCGGGCTGCCGGCCGGGGCGTGACGGCCACCGGCTGA
- a CDS encoding universal stress protein: MAGHEFFEPADRKRPVADPTAAEPLAAEDARHSCDPAFKHGVVVGFDGSTSSERALAYAIGMAHRSGSGLIIVHVANRLPTTVWAGCEPPVFVDVPDHRTEVLGLELACAEYLAEVPWILVERGGDICHELEEVGREYEADAIVVGSTHGIVGRIFGSVAGRLAKRARRPVVVIP; this comes from the coding sequence ATGGCCGGTCACGAATTCTTCGAACCCGCGGACCGCAAGCGGCCCGTCGCCGACCCTACGGCGGCCGAGCCCCTGGCGGCGGAAGACGCACGCCACTCCTGCGATCCCGCCTTCAAGCACGGCGTGGTCGTCGGCTTCGACGGCTCCACGTCCAGTGAGCGCGCGCTCGCGTACGCCATCGGCATGGCCCACCGTTCCGGCTCCGGCCTGATCATCGTCCATGTCGCCAACCGGCTGCCCACCACGGTGTGGGCCGGCTGCGAGCCGCCCGTCTTCGTGGACGTGCCGGACCACCGCACCGAGGTGCTCGGTCTGGAGCTCGCCTGCGCGGAGTACCTCGCCGAGGTGCCCTGGATCCTGGTCGAGCGCGGCGGCGACATCTGCCACGAACTCGAAGAGGTCGGGCGGGAGTACGAGGCCGACGCGATCGTCGTCGGCTCGACCCACGGCATCGTCGGCCGCATCTTCGGCTCGGTCGCCGGGCGGCTCGCCAAGCGGGCCAGGCGGCCGGTCGTTGTCATTCCGTAA
- a CDS encoding GNAT family N-acetyltransferase, whose protein sequence is MRSRVTAEPFATARLDLLPLRVDHAAEMAVVLGDPALHTFVGGVPCTPEALRARYERLVAGSPDPSVTWCNWVLRVRDADRAAGTVQATVTGRDRAEIAWVVGTSWQGRGLASEAAAGLVAWLRAQGVRTIVAHVRPDHHASAAVARSAGLSATAERQDGEVRWRLSVAP, encoded by the coding sequence ATGCGCTCGCGAGTCACCGCCGAGCCGTTCGCGACCGCCCGGCTCGATCTGCTCCCCCTGCGCGTGGATCACGCGGCCGAGATGGCGGTCGTCCTGGGCGACCCCGCGCTGCACACCTTCGTCGGCGGCGTCCCCTGCACACCCGAGGCCCTGCGCGCCCGCTACGAACGGCTCGTCGCCGGTTCGCCGGATCCGTCCGTCACCTGGTGCAACTGGGTGCTGCGGGTACGGGACGCCGACCGGGCGGCCGGGACCGTACAGGCCACCGTGACCGGACGGGACCGGGCCGAGATCGCCTGGGTCGTCGGCACCTCCTGGCAGGGCCGCGGCCTCGCTTCGGAGGCGGCCGCGGGACTCGTCGCCTGGTTGCGGGCACAGGGTGTGCGGACGATCGTCGCCCATGTCCGTCCCGACCACCACGCGTCCGCGGCGGTGGCCCGCTCCGCGGGGCTCTCGGCCACCGCGGAGCGGCAGGACGGCGAGGTGCGGTGGCGGCTGTCCGTCGCGCCGTGA
- a CDS encoding ABC transporter substrate-binding protein: MRARTRTTRRVVVLAAVASLGAGLLAGCADDGGDDASDGASSGGGKGKTTITLGLFGTMGFKEAGLYAEYEKLHPDIKIAENVTERNENYYPALLNHLTTNSGLMDVQAIEVGNIAEVVATQAAKFEDMAKVSGVDKSKWLGWKWSQGTTKDGQTIALGTDVGPMALCYRKDLFQAAGLPTDREAVGKLWAGDWNKFIATGEQYKKKAKAGTFFMDSPGGLINAILSSEEEKFYDSSGEIIYKSNPAVKAAFDLTAKAAEEGLVQAQTQFQPAWDTTIANSKFATIACPPWMLGTIKGKAKAEDAGKWDVAVAPKSGNWGGSFLGVPKSGKHVKEAEAFITWLTAPEQQAKLFKVQGSFPSTPSAYTMPEVTGAKNEMTGDSPIGTVFSEAAKTAPVQVIGPKDQIIQQGLTDNGVILVTKGKSAAEAWNTATKTIDNNLDK; encoded by the coding sequence ATGCGAGCACGTACCCGAACCACCCGCCGGGTGGTGGTCCTGGCGGCCGTCGCGTCGCTGGGCGCCGGGCTGCTGGCCGGCTGTGCCGACGATGGTGGCGACGACGCTTCCGACGGCGCGTCGTCGGGCGGCGGCAAGGGCAAGACGACGATCACGCTGGGTCTGTTCGGCACGATGGGCTTCAAGGAGGCCGGTCTCTACGCCGAGTACGAGAAGCTCCACCCCGACATCAAGATCGCCGAGAATGTCACGGAGCGCAACGAGAACTACTACCCGGCGCTTCTCAACCACCTCACGACCAACAGTGGCCTGATGGACGTCCAGGCCATCGAGGTCGGCAACATAGCCGAGGTCGTCGCCACCCAGGCGGCCAAGTTCGAGGACATGGCCAAGGTCTCGGGCGTCGACAAGAGCAAGTGGCTGGGCTGGAAGTGGTCGCAGGGCACCACCAAGGACGGCCAGACGATCGCTCTCGGCACCGACGTCGGCCCGATGGCCCTCTGCTACCGCAAGGACCTCTTCCAGGCGGCCGGTCTGCCCACCGACCGCGAGGCGGTCGGCAAGCTGTGGGCCGGCGACTGGAACAAGTTCATCGCCACCGGCGAGCAGTACAAGAAGAAGGCCAAGGCGGGCACCTTCTTCATGGACTCCCCCGGCGGACTGATCAACGCCATCCTCAGCAGTGAGGAGGAGAAGTTCTACGACTCCTCCGGCGAGATCATCTACAAGTCGAACCCGGCGGTGAAGGCCGCCTTCGACCTGACCGCGAAGGCCGCCGAGGAGGGCCTGGTCCAGGCCCAGACGCAGTTCCAGCCGGCCTGGGACACGACGATCGCCAACAGCAAGTTCGCCACCATCGCCTGCCCGCCGTGGATGCTCGGCACCATCAAGGGCAAGGCGAAGGCCGAGGACGCCGGCAAGTGGGACGTGGCCGTCGCGCCCAAGTCCGGCAACTGGGGCGGTTCCTTCCTGGGCGTGCCGAAGAGCGGCAAGCACGTGAAGGAGGCCGAGGCGTTCATCACCTGGCTGACCGCGCCCGAGCAGCAGGCGAAGCTGTTCAAGGTGCAGGGTTCCTTCCCGAGCACGCCCAGCGCGTACACGATGCCCGAAGTGACCGGTGCGAAGAACGAGATGACCGGTGACTCGCCGATCGGCACGGTCTTCTCCGAGGCCGCCAAGACGGCTCCGGTGCAGGTGATCGGCCCGAAGGACCAGATCATCCAGCAGGGCCTGACGGACAACGGCGTCATCCTCGTGACGAAGGGCAAGTCGGCGGCGGAAGCCTGGAACACGGCCACCAAGACCATCGACAACAACCTGGACAAGTGA
- the orn gene encoding oligoribonuclease — translation MNDRMVWIDCEMTGLSLSDDALIEVAALVTDSELNVLGDGVDIVVRPPARALETMPEVVREMHTASGLLDELAGGTTLAEAEAQVLAYVREHVKEPGKAPLCGNSVGTDRGFLARDMTALEGYLHYRIVDVSSIKELARRWYPRAYFNSPPKNGNHRALADIRESIAELRYYREAVFVPQPGPDSDTARTIAAKHVLPSA, via the coding sequence ATGAACGATCGCATGGTGTGGATCGACTGCGAGATGACCGGCCTCTCGCTGTCGGACGATGCTCTCATCGAGGTTGCCGCCCTCGTCACCGACTCGGAGCTGAACGTGCTCGGCGACGGCGTCGACATCGTCGTCCGCCCGCCGGCCCGGGCGCTGGAGACGATGCCGGAGGTGGTGCGCGAGATGCACACCGCGTCCGGGCTGCTCGACGAGCTGGCCGGCGGGACGACCCTCGCCGAGGCCGAGGCCCAGGTGCTCGCGTATGTGAGGGAGCACGTGAAGGAGCCGGGCAAGGCGCCGCTGTGCGGCAACTCCGTGGGCACGGACCGCGGATTCCTGGCGCGGGACATGACCGCCCTCGAGGGTTACCTCCACTACCGGATCGTCGACGTGTCGTCGATCAAGGAGCTCGCCCGGCGCTGGTACCCGCGGGCCTACTTCAACAGCCCCCCGAAGAACGGCAACCACCGCGCCCTCGCCGACATCCGCGAGTCCATCGCGGAACTGCGCTACTACCGCGAGGCCGTCTTCGTGCCGCAGCCCGGGCCGGACTCCGACACCGCCCGGACCATCGCCGCGAAGCACGTCCTGCCCAGTGCCTGA
- a CDS encoding carbohydrate ABC transporter permease codes for MATRHDTAAPPAKEGGAAPGRPPVVPTEAEQRHRARLSRRWQRDKRWSPYAFVSPFFLLFLAFGLFPLIYTGWASLHQVELTAPTDMTWVGMRNYTRIFDDDFFWNAAKNTLTIGIISTVPQLLMAMGLAHILNYKLRASTFYRVAMLAPYATSIAAASLVFVLLFGRDYGMINWALHFAGIDAIDWQNDKWPSQIAVSSIVIWRWTGYNALIYLAAMQAIPQDLYESAALDGASRWKQFLHVTLPSLRPTILFTVVVSTIGASQVFGEPLLFDANKGASGGAEHQFQTLGLYLYEQGWVNQHLGRASAIAWTMFLILILIGIVNYVISRRLRASS; via the coding sequence ATGGCCACCCGCCACGACACCGCCGCGCCCCCCGCCAAGGAGGGGGGCGCGGCCCCGGGCCGCCCGCCCGTCGTTCCCACGGAGGCGGAGCAGCGGCACCGGGCCCGGCTGTCCCGCCGCTGGCAGCGGGACAAGCGCTGGAGCCCGTACGCCTTCGTCTCGCCGTTCTTCCTGCTGTTCCTCGCGTTCGGCCTGTTCCCGCTGATCTACACCGGCTGGGCCTCGCTGCACCAGGTGGAGCTGACCGCGCCCACCGACATGACGTGGGTGGGGATGCGCAACTACACGCGCATCTTCGACGACGACTTCTTCTGGAACGCGGCGAAGAACACCCTGACGATCGGGATCATCTCGACCGTTCCGCAGCTGCTGATGGCCATGGGCCTCGCCCACATCCTCAACTACAAGCTGCGTGCCTCGACCTTCTACCGGGTCGCGATGCTCGCGCCGTACGCGACCTCGATCGCGGCCGCCTCGCTGGTGTTCGTGCTGCTCTTCGGGCGCGACTACGGCATGATCAACTGGGCGCTGCACTTCGCCGGGATCGACGCGATCGACTGGCAGAACGACAAGTGGCCTTCGCAGATCGCCGTCTCGTCGATCGTCATCTGGCGGTGGACCGGCTACAACGCGCTGATCTACCTGGCCGCGATGCAGGCGATCCCGCAGGACCTGTACGAGTCGGCGGCGCTGGACGGCGCCAGCCGCTGGAAGCAGTTCCTGCACGTCACGCTGCCGTCGCTGCGGCCGACGATCCTGTTCACGGTCGTCGTCTCGACGATCGGCGCCAGTCAGGTCTTCGGCGAGCCGCTGCTGTTCGACGCCAACAAGGGCGCGTCGGGTGGCGCGGAGCACCAGTTCCAGACGCTGGGCCTGTACCTGTACGAGCAGGGCTGGGTGAACCAGCACCTGGGCCGGGCCTCGGCGATCGCCTGGACGATGTTCCTGATCCTGATCCTGATCGGCATCGTCAACTACGTCATCTCGCGCCGGCTGCGCGCCAGTAGTTAG
- a CDS encoding helix-turn-helix domain-containing protein — protein sequence MSHDSTAAPEAAARKLSGRRRKEIVAVLLFSGGPIFESSIPLSVFGIDRQDAGVPRYRLLVCGGEEGPLRTTGGLELTAPHGLEAISRAGTVVVPAWRSITSPPPEDALDALRRAHEEGARIVGLCTGAFVLAAAGLLDGRPATTHWMYAPTLAKRYPSVHVDPRELFVDDGDVLTSAGTAAGIDLCLHIVRTDHGNEAAGALARRLVVPPRRSGGQERYLDRSLPEEIGADPLAEVVAWALEHLHEQFDVETLAARAYMSRRTFDRRFRSLTGSAPLQWLITQRVLQAQRLLETSDYSVDEVAGRCGFRSPVALRGHFRRQLGSSPAAYRAAYRARRPQGERQTDNEPSGPPQPPPALHPDAPGPVPPQLRRTASAAAGAMGSSASLPSEHARDAYATSRASLPGQRSGT from the coding sequence ATGAGCCACGACTCCACTGCCGCGCCGGAAGCCGCGGCCCGGAAACTCTCCGGGCGACGCCGCAAGGAGATCGTCGCGGTGCTGCTGTTCAGCGGCGGCCCCATTTTCGAGAGTTCCATTCCATTGTCGGTGTTCGGGATTGACCGCCAGGACGCCGGCGTACCGCGCTACCGCTTGCTGGTGTGCGGTGGTGAGGAAGGCCCGCTGCGGACCACAGGGGGCCTCGAACTCACCGCACCACACGGCCTGGAGGCGATCTCCCGGGCGGGCACGGTCGTCGTGCCGGCCTGGCGTTCGATCACCTCGCCGCCGCCGGAGGACGCGCTCGACGCACTGCGCCGGGCGCACGAGGAGGGCGCCCGCATCGTGGGCCTGTGCACCGGCGCGTTCGTGCTGGCCGCCGCGGGTCTGCTGGACGGCCGTCCGGCCACGACCCACTGGATGTACGCGCCGACGCTGGCCAAGCGCTATCCGTCGGTACACGTGGATCCGCGCGAACTGTTCGTCGACGACGGCGATGTGCTGACGTCCGCGGGCACCGCGGCCGGAATCGATCTGTGTCTGCACATCGTGCGGACGGATCACGGTAACGAGGCGGCGGGCGCGCTGGCCCGGCGGCTGGTCGTGCCACCACGCCGGTCGGGCGGCCAGGAGCGCTACCTCGACCGGTCTTTACCCGAGGAGATCGGCGCCGACCCGCTCGCCGAGGTCGTCGCCTGGGCGCTGGAGCATCTCCACGAGCAGTTCGACGTGGAGACGCTGGCAGCACGCGCCTACATGAGCCGCCGCACCTTCGACCGCCGCTTCCGGTCCCTGACCGGCAGCGCGCCGCTGCAGTGGCTGATCACCCAGCGGGTGCTCCAGGCACAGCGTCTGCTGGAGACGTCGGACTACTCGGTGGACGAGGTCGCGGGGCGCTGCGGCTTCCGTTCCCCGGTGGCCCTGCGCGGCCACTTCCGCCGGCAGCTCGGCTCGTCGCCCGCGGCGTACCGGGCGGCCTACCGGGCCCGCAGACCGCAGGGCGAACGGCAGACGGACAACGAACCGTCCGGGCCGCCGCAACCGCCTCCGGCGCTGCACCCGGACGCTCCGGGACCGGTACCGCCGCAGCTGCGGCGTACGGCCTCGGCGGCGGCCGGTGCGATGGGCTCGTCGGCGTCCCTGCCGTCCGAGCACGCGCGCGACGCGTACGCGACCTCGCGGGCGAGTCTGCCGGGGCAGCGCAGCGGTACCTGA
- a CDS encoding carbohydrate ABC transporter permease codes for MTTTTTTAKPVEPEDAVPTARKVRRPKSARAGGQMHGGPIAYIVLGVFTIVSLFPLVWTAIAASRDNNRLAQNPPPFQFGSNLFHNLDLAWNDANLGKAFVNTTIVAGTSAATIVFLSTIAGFAFAKLRFRGRGALMLIVIGTMMVPPQLSIIPLYMMVAKLEWTDQLQAVILPSLVSAFGVFFMRQYLIQALPDEIIEAARVDGASSWRVVWHVVFPAARPAMAVLGMLMFVQTWNDFLWPFLVLSQTGNPTVQVAVAGLGRGYTPDQSLIMAGALLGTLPLLLVFAIFGKQIVGGIMQGAVKG; via the coding sequence GTGACGACGACGACAACGACCGCGAAGCCCGTAGAACCCGAAGACGCCGTGCCGACGGCCCGGAAGGTGCGCCGGCCGAAGTCCGCGCGGGCCGGCGGGCAGATGCACGGCGGGCCGATCGCCTACATCGTCCTGGGCGTGTTCACCATCGTTTCGCTGTTCCCGCTGGTGTGGACGGCCATCGCGGCGTCCCGCGACAACAACCGGCTGGCGCAGAACCCGCCGCCCTTCCAGTTCGGCTCGAACCTCTTCCACAACCTGGACCTGGCCTGGAACGACGCGAACCTGGGCAAGGCGTTCGTCAACACGACGATCGTGGCGGGGACTTCGGCGGCGACCATCGTCTTCCTGTCGACGATCGCCGGGTTCGCCTTCGCCAAGCTGCGGTTCCGGGGCCGGGGCGCGCTGATGCTGATCGTGATCGGCACGATGATGGTGCCGCCGCAGCTGAGCATCATCCCGCTGTACATGATGGTCGCCAAGCTGGAGTGGACGGACCAGCTCCAGGCGGTGATCCTGCCGTCGCTGGTGAGCGCGTTCGGCGTGTTCTTCATGCGGCAGTACCTGATCCAGGCGCTGCCCGACGAGATCATCGAGGCGGCCCGGGTGGACGGCGCGAGCAGCTGGCGGGTGGTGTGGCACGTGGTGTTCCCCGCGGCGCGCCCCGCGATGGCGGTGCTCGGCATGCTGATGTTCGTGCAGACGTGGAACGACTTCCTCTGGCCGTTCCTCGTGCTGAGCCAGACCGGCAACCCGACCGTGCAGGTCGCGGTCGCGGGCCTCGGCCGCGGGTACACCCCGGACCAGTCCCTGATCATGGCGGGCGCGCTGCTGGGCACGCTGCCGCTGCTG
- a CDS encoding LacI family DNA-binding transcriptional regulator: MASHGARSRSGGRPTLEEVAARAGVGRGTVSRVINGSPRVSDATRAAVEAAVAELGYVPNTAARALAANRTDAIALVVPEPETRFFAEPYFSDMLRGVGAELADTEMQLLLIFAGSDRERQRLAQYLAAHRVDGVLLVSVHADDPLPDLLAQLEIPAVISGPRSAAETLPSVDSDNYGGARSAVEHLLSRGRTHIAHITGRLDVYGAQRRVDGYRDALRDAGYPPDEGLIAPGDFTEEGGHRAMGELLARNPSLDAVFAGSDVMAAGARRALREAGRRLPEDVAMVGYDDSAIARHMDPPLTSVRQPIEEMGRRMLDLLLTEIADRRPAVSRGLERRQVVLATELVGRSSS, translated from the coding sequence ATGGCAAGCCACGGAGCGCGGAGCCGGAGCGGGGGGCGGCCGACTCTCGAAGAGGTGGCCGCGCGCGCCGGCGTCGGCCGCGGCACGGTCTCCCGGGTGATCAACGGCTCGCCCCGGGTCAGTGACGCGACCCGCGCGGCCGTCGAGGCGGCCGTGGCCGAGCTCGGCTACGTCCCGAACACCGCGGCCCGCGCCCTCGCCGCCAACCGCACGGACGCGATCGCGCTGGTGGTGCCCGAGCCGGAGACCCGGTTCTTCGCCGAGCCGTACTTCTCGGACATGCTGCGCGGCGTCGGAGCCGAACTCGCCGACACCGAGATGCAGCTGCTGCTGATCTTCGCGGGTAGCGACCGTGAACGGCAAAGGCTGGCCCAGTACCTGGCCGCGCACCGCGTCGACGGCGTGCTCCTGGTCTCGGTGCACGCCGACGACCCGTTGCCCGACCTGCTGGCCCAGCTGGAGATCCCGGCGGTGATCAGCGGCCCGCGCTCCGCCGCCGAGACCCTGCCGTCCGTGGACTCCGACAACTACGGCGGCGCCCGCTCGGCGGTGGAGCACCTGCTCTCCCGGGGCCGTACCCACATCGCCCACATCACGGGCCGCCTGGACGTCTACGGCGCCCAGCGACGCGTCGACGGCTACCGCGACGCCCTGCGCGACGCGGGTTACCCGCCGGACGAGGGCCTGATCGCCCCGGGCGACTTCACCGAGGAGGGCGGACACCGCGCGATGGGGGAGCTTCTCGCCCGCAACCCCTCCCTGGACGCCGTCTTCGCGGGCTCCGACGTCATGGCGGCCGGCGCCCGCCGTGCACTGCGCGAGGCGGGCCGCCGTCTCCCGGAGGACGTGGCGATGGTCGGCTACGACGACTCGGCGATCGCCCGGCACATGGACCCCCCGCTGACGAGCGTGCGCCAGCCCATCGAGGAGATGGGCCGCAGGATGCTGGACCTGCTCCTCACGGAGATCGCGGACCGCCGTCCCGCGGTGTCCCGGGGCCTGGAGCGGCGGCAGGTCGTGCTGGCCACGGAGCTGGTGGGGCGCTCCTCCTCCTGA